CCCGGCCGCATCCCCCCGGCCTCGGGGACGGAGCCGCTGCGCCCGGGCCGGGCCTGGCTCCCCCGGGGCTCCCTCGGGGCTCCCTCGGGGTCCCCTCGGTGTCCCGGGGCTgcgccgccccccccgcggcCGGGCTTCTGGGGTTGGGCTGGGCTCGGGCCGTTGCCTGAGCTCGAGATTAGTTAAAGCCGCTCGTAGgcataaaatgaatttttgtttCACCTCACGGTGCCCTGCGCGGTCTCAGCACTAAAAAGCGCAGATTTGGGGTTTAGTTACCTCACTGAAGCGCTTAACATTGTCATTTCTGTGCTGATGCTATGTACTGTAGTGAAATTAGTAGTAGGGGACTAGAAATTCATTATTTGAGCCTACAACTAACAAGCATCTCTTATGGTTTCAATTAACGTGACCAAATTAAGCTTCTCCTCATGCTTTCTTTacgtttctttttctcctttagttGCTGGCTGCCCCAGACAGTGCAGCTTCGAGGAAGTCACTGGGAGACCTCCCTGCTGGCGTTCAGGGCATCCCTCCCCATGAGGTGAGTGCAGCTATTGCTGAGTTGCACAGAATTGCTTGCATCCTTAGGGGAATGTAAATATTTCCAagtccaaattattttttaaatatggatGTTTGCACTTAAGATATTATATGTAGTAGTTAGAGCTGGTGGCCTCTCGAGAGTGGCCTAATGGTAGCCTATATAACAATTATTGCTTTATGCATGTGGGTAGCTGTATTTGCTTCTTCAATGACAGAACACAGGTGGAGATGTTCAGATTCAAGCTGTGCTCCAAAACTCCCTTTTGAGCAGCATTGGAAAAGAAAGCCCAGCTGAACCGAAAATACTTGATTATAAGGTGCTGTGCTAGACAGCCCACATCAATGTACATTGCATTTTGGTATTGGTGTTTTGTTCTGATGCAATTAGGTTTAAAAGCCTTCTAGCGAGCTGCTACCCTCAGAGAGACCATTTCACACTCCAAAGGTTATTTGTGCATCCGCAGGCTTGTAGTGTTGTGGAGATAACGTGGCCTGTGTTAGACAGCTGAACACCGAACTGGGAACTGGGCATTTCTGCATTCCAGAGCTGGTTCGTGCAGTGGCACAGAATAAATTACTGGCCACCCTATAAACATAGTACCTCAGAGTTCCGATCTGCAAAGCAGGAACAATAACCCACACGTCTGTGTTTGTGGAGCGTGGCATGTGTTACCTTGCACATAGGGGGTTTCTGTGTTACGTACAGCAGTAGAGAAATACCTGTGTCCTCAGTTTGGTTCCAAAGGTGGAAATTTTAAAAGGATGTGTACAACCACCCTCTCAGCCTTCTTTAATGTGAGATAGCAGGAATATTTGTAAATGTGTTGTGTGCCCTGCTGCACTGTGAGCTAGTTGGAACCAATTCCAGTTCTACTTTTCTGGAACTTCCTAAGGCATTCTGATTTCTAGAACAACCCTTGAGCTTGCTCTTCTTAGGCTGGTACAGGTCTGTTTGCAGAATATCTCACAGGACATATGACTGTCTCATAGAAATTATATTACCTGAATAAAGCTAAAATTTCTATTAAGAACCAAGTAAAGCTCTGGGAAGGAACAGTTCTTCAGATGGTGAAGTGGATATGAAAGTTGCTTGTGTTGAATGCAGTGACAGAGCATCTTCTTCTGCTCATGTAATTATTTATGTCACCAGAGcacagccaaagaaaaaaaagaaggtggaTGTAAGGAGAGAGCAAGCCCAGAAGGATCGTATGAAAAAGAAGATCAAAAAGTTGGAAAAAGCTGCCCCAGAATTGATTCCAATTGAGGATTTTGAAACACCACTTAAGTTCTCGGATAACAGCAGGTAACTAACGCTGTCAGTGTGAGCTTGCATTTGTAGTGCAAACACGCTTCTAATATCTTTCTCTGCAAATCTGCAGTATAGTGCCAGCCTTTATATCAAATGTTACTGACTTCTGCTAAGACAACAATGTAGAAAGCAATTTGTATTTGCTCCtgctaaaaatactgaaaaaatagtCGTGTGAATGTCCTGTTGGAAAGGCCTTGGAAAACTTCCAAGACAGACATTGCAGGAAAGAAACgtattatgttttaaaaacatattattttgtttgtttgctggttTTGGTAATTTGCTTTTCAGGGTGCAGTTGCAGGCCATTTCTCTATTACAATACTATGAATACTATGTTTACTCTTCAACAGGGTGCGAAGTCTTCCCCCTTTGTCATTTGAGGAGACAGAAAGAAGAGTTTTACTTATGAAAAAGTGGTCTGCGTATAAGCAGAGCCAAGACAGGGCAGAAAAGCAAGCAATTCGGAGCCTTGTAGAAGCCCAACAAGAGGCACTAAAGGAACTGCGCCTTGAATCTGAAGAGCTCTATCAGGCAGCGATCAGACGAGACGAGGGGCTTTTCCCCTTTGAGAGAGATGGACCTAATTATACCCCACCACTTCCTGGGTACGATCCTCCCGAAGGAAAATGCATCGATATCACCAAAGTGTACACACAGTGACAGAAGAGTTTATTGTTCATCCAGCATAAGCTGCTCAGCcaactgaaaaaggaaagaacgGAATGAGAATTAATTCCTTCTGCAAATTAAAACATTGTAGGTATGCGATGGTGAAAAAAACATGGATCAGAATATCCGTGAAGTGTCTGCTGGTGTTGTTTTTAAACGGGCAACATATGGAATAAAACATTCAACAGAGCTAATCTACTTTAAATTTATGCCATATTAGACCAAGGCAAACAagtatttcactgttttctctttctggccTTGTATCTCATCTTTCCTTGTGCTCCTGAGCAGCACCATTTTTGTTCTACACAAACCATAACTACAAAGACTAGCACGAGGAAAGAATGTCATCACAACAGAGGCTACTAGCAGGGTGGCAGTAGCGGACTGTTTACAGCCTTTCTCTGCTTCAAATTTCAGTGGTTTTGCATATAATATAATAGAGGGGAAACTGATGGAAAATGTACCTTGCCAAAGCAAAAATTagcttctttattattattattatgtccTTGTAAAGAGTGCATTAAGTCTCTAATAGTATTTTCCCTAAAACCAGATCTCACTTCGGTCATTTGAACCTTTATTTCTGTAGTAATTTGAATACTGCCATAGCCatatttaaaaagaacacaAGCTTTATTGTTCGAGAGCAGTTCCCCAACAACAGGCATGTTTCAGGGTCTGCAACATTGTCCCACTGTGTCTGAAACTCTTCAGAACCACAGTACTGAATCTGGGTAGAGCCTTTTAAATGCCAGCGGCTGTGTCCTGAACTGGCAGGGAGGAGTCCcagcttggttttattttcccatgtgGCAGGCCCAGATGTTCCAACAGTGTGTAACaccagctgtgctggggaagaggagctgCTAACTTAAGAGTTTCCTGCTGTGTTGCTGAGATGAGATCCTGAAGCGTAAGACAGTAGTAAAATACTAAAATCAAACACCtcacttgtaaaaaaaataaaaaaaaaaacaacagcggGTGTTTAAATAACCTTTAAGTATTTTTGAGTGAGTGCTAAAGTACTGGTGGACAGCTATACGGGGAGAGCTACAGCTGTGTGATTTTGATGAAATGcaggttaaaattaaaaagcaggaCAGATGAGCAGTGTATGGCACACAAGGCCCAAACCTGGCGAAGCTGCCGCATCACTTGGGGCTGTCCTGCTCGAGCGGCAGGTACCAGTCTGGCGGCGGGCTCTTCCTGAAGGTCCACACCGGGGCatatttctgcttctcctccacGCGGGCTCTTTCGCTCTTGCACAGCGCTTCCTGCAAGAGGCACAAAGAGCAGCGGCACCGCGCTGCGCCCTCTGACCCCCCACGGAGGAGGACACCCGGCAGTTCGGCGGGGGGGGCCCGGTGCCGGGCGGTACctgcgcggcggcggcgcgggcgCTCTCCCAGGCGCGGCAGGCGGTGTAATCGTCCCGCCAGCGGGCGCAGGCCGGCAGCTGCCCGTGCGCGTAGTAGTGGTGGAAGGCGTGGCGCAGCCCGCGGCAGTGCCGCCACTCCCACCAGTAATCCTCGCACGACCGCGGCGGCTGcggggggaccggggggagTCAGCCGGGACCggcccagcccccccccggtgccccccggtccccccccggtCCCGCTCACCCTCCAGCTGCCGCCGCCGGCCATGCTGCTCCCCCCGACTCGTCTCCGCCCCGCCCCCGCTCGGGCCCGTgaccgccccgccccgccccgccccccgggCCGCGGGTTCGAGGCTGCCCTCGGCCCGGTTCCGCCaccgccacccccccccccagccgggAAATCAGCACAGCGGGCACACGGTGGGTATCGAGGAACCTTTACTCCAGGATTCAAGCCGCGACCGAGGAAAGAGCAGAGTTCGGCGGTTTGACTCGGCCACCCGCCCCCCCGGGAGTGGTGGCAGCCAGgttcctgcaggcagggctctgTGTCCTCGGGCAGACAGCCAGGTCCTGCCTCTCCCTACGCCTGCCATCAGTTTCCTACAACAGGTTACGGTATCTCAACTATTAAATGGCATgttattaattataaatataaaaagcaattaCAGGGGTCTGTGTCAGAGCCTGGGATTCCTTAGGCTGCATCGTAACCCAACACCTGAAGCTAAGATCAAAGAGACTCCCTGCACGCCTAAGTGTTAGACTTCATTTGCACCACACCAAAAAGCTTACCTGAAATTGTGGCAAAACTTAGATAGAGGAAAATATCAAGCACAGAGCAACAGGAGACCATCATCACTCAGGATATAAGAGGGTAGGATGTACTCTAACGATCAGACCTTTTAGTAAGGTAGAACTGCTTGGTTTTCCTTCTCAGCTTCATCCAAGATAGGCTTTCCCTCTTTACAACACATACAAAGGACCGCTTCAGAATTCCTAGAACTTAATTTTCGACTGAAAATTAAGACAGTCTGACAGCACAGTGTTCCTGTGTTGCAACTGCAATAACTAAGATCCATTATGCTgcaattgttattttattttcctcctaacTGACTGATGGTTACACAACTTAGggctttcttccctttttgcGCAGGGACTGGCCTTCTCCTGAAAAGGCAATAAACCGACTTCCAGATTCATCCTGGataaaggagagaagaaaaagattatCTCTTTGCTCGCTGCTTATGTGTGATCAAAGCTGAATTATCATTATAAAGAACGTTCCATCACAGCAACAAAACACTCTATACCTTTCACGTTCTTACTCTATATAATAcccactttttttcctggaaataaaaCATGAGCACTTCTGTGACCTTTCACCTACTTGGAACAAGTATTCTCTGACTTACTAAATTTATATTGGTCCTATCTTACATCAGCAAGCAAGGACATTGGAGGTTGCTT
This genomic stretch from Anas acuta chromosome 17, bAnaAcu1.1, whole genome shotgun sequence harbors:
- the C17H22orf39 gene encoding synaptic plasticity regulator PANTS codes for the protein MAGGGSWRPPRSCEDYWWEWRHCRGLRHAFHHYYAHGQLPACARWRDDYTACRAWESARAAAAQEALCKSERARVEEKQKYAPVWTFRKSPPPDWYLPLEQDSPK
- the MRPL40 gene encoding large ribosomal subunit protein mL40, producing MQAAVRGLRRAWAAPGSAALSCWLPQTVQLRGSHWETSLLAFRASLPMRAQPKKKKKVDVRREQAQKDRMKKKIKKLEKAAPELIPIEDFETPLKFSDNSRVRSLPPLSFEETERRVLLMKKWSAYKQSQDRAEKQAIRSLVEAQQEALKELRLESEELYQAAIRRDEGLFPFERDGPNYTPPLPGYDPPEGKCIDITKVYTQ